One Methanocaldococcus infernus ME DNA segment encodes these proteins:
- the vhuB gene encoding F420-non-reducing hydrogenase associated-polyferredoxin VhuB: MGISIDKDLCLVCYACQEECPTKAIDIDNNFNTCILCFRCVEACPTGALSKETLELNGKTLEKINYLPHKCKKCGTCAEVCSTGIKKVDDQFPYSKGHCILCLKCVDICPIDIISLPGVIEKPKKKIEVPKEPIVVTDNCVGCKICIPECPVNAITFNEETNKVEIDKNKCIYCSICAQTCPWNAIYVAGKIPKKRRKKVKSFKVNEDSCVFCKLCVEICPGNMIKSDESKLVVIPPKSCPACKLCVNICPVNALELDVELSSPHPITDEGLVIIEEDFDVLKKCASVCPTDAIVVDDKNKEVRMCIVCGACTVACPTGALKLGKIEHNGKEYNRIEYSPYLCDKCGKCVEVCPMKTLRLTRGRIPLKGYCVMCLLCLSVAEQEKKKVLALK; encoded by the coding sequence ATGGGAATAAGTATTGATAAGGACTTATGTTTAGTATGCTATGCCTGTCAAGAGGAATGTCCAACAAAGGCAATAGATATAGACAATAACTTTAACACCTGTATTTTATGTTTTAGATGTGTTGAAGCCTGTCCAACTGGAGCTTTATCTAAGGAAACTTTAGAACTTAATGGGAAAACTTTAGAGAAGATAAATTACCTTCCTCACAAGTGTAAAAAGTGTGGAACCTGTGCAGAGGTTTGTTCAACAGGGATTAAGAAGGTTGATGACCAATTTCCTTATTCTAAGGGACACTGTATTTTATGTTTAAAGTGTGTTGACATTTGCCCAATTGATATAATCTCACTTCCAGGAGTTATAGAAAAGCCTAAGAAAAAAATAGAGGTTCCAAAGGAGCCAATTGTTGTTACTGACAACTGTGTTGGCTGTAAAATCTGTATCCCAGAGTGTCCTGTTAATGCTATAACCTTTAATGAAGAAACCAATAAGGTAGAGATTGATAAAAATAAGTGTATTTACTGTAGTATCTGTGCTCAAACTTGTCCATGGAATGCCATCTATGTAGCTGGAAAGATTCCAAAGAAGAGGAGAAAGAAGGTTAAAAGCTTTAAAGTTAATGAAGATAGCTGTGTCTTCTGTAAGCTCTGTGTTGAAATCTGTCCTGGGAATATGATTAAGTCTGATGAATCTAAGTTAGTGGTTATTCCTCCAAAGTCTTGTCCAGCCTGTAAGCTCTGTGTTAATATCTGTCCTGTTAATGCCTTAGAGTTAGATGTTGAGCTAAGCTCCCCACATCCAATAACTGATGAGGGCTTAGTGATCATAGAGGAAGACTTTGATGTCCTTAAAAAGTGTGCTTCAGTCTGTCCAACTGATGCCATTGTTGTGGATGACAAAAATAAAGAAGTTAGGATGTGTATAGTCTGTGGAGCCTGTACTGTTGCCTGTCCAACTGGAGCTTTGAAGTTAGGGAAGATTGAGCATAATGGTAAGGAATATAATAGAATTGAATACAGCCCTTACCTCTGTGATAAGTGTGGGAAATGTGTTGAAGTCTGTCCAATGAAAACCTTAAGATTAACAAGGGGAAGAATTCCTTTAAAAGGATACTGTGTCATGTGTCTCCTCTGTCTAAGTGTAGCTGAGCAGGAGAAAAAGAAAGTCTTAGCTTTAAAATAA
- a CDS encoding formylmethanofuran dehydrogenase subunit B, with translation MKVVENVVCPFCGTLCDDIVVILDDEGHIIGTRNACRIGNAKFMHFEGAKRYTEPMMRENKNEDFKKVDWDTAIDESARILAEAKLPLLYGWSSTECHAQAYGVELARVLGAVIDNTATIUHGPSLIAVQDVGYPVCTLGEVKNRADLIIYWACNPMHAHPRHMSRYTTFARGYFRERGREDRTIVVVDPRETTTAKLADIHIKVEPHKDYELVSAMRAVLHGFELQTDRVAGVPADLIYDAVELCKNAQFGCLFFGMGVTMTRGKHRNIDNAIKLVEDLNAYTKFTLMPMRGHYNVNGFNQVLTWITGFPFCVDFSRGYPRFNPGETTAIDLLLRGEVDTMLVVASDPGAHFPGKALDHIAKIPLICVEPHETPTTQLANIILPPALSGVEEEGTAYRMDGVPIKLKKVTEPPEGVLPDREILKRLVKKVKEYK, from the coding sequence ATGAAAGTTGTAGAAAATGTTGTTTGCCCATTCTGTGGAACTCTCTGTGATGACATAGTGGTTATCTTAGATGATGAAGGGCACATAATAGGAACAAGAAATGCATGTAGAATAGGGAATGCTAAATTTATGCATTTTGAAGGGGCTAAGAGATACACTGAGCCAATGATGAGAGAGAACAAAAATGAAGACTTCAAAAAGGTTGATTGGGATACTGCAATAGATGAGAGTGCAAGAATCTTAGCTGAAGCTAAGCTTCCTCTCTTGTATGGATGGAGTTCAACTGAGTGTCATGCTCAAGCTTATGGAGTAGAGTTAGCAAGAGTCTTAGGAGCTGTTATAGACAACACTGCTACCATATGACACGGACCTTCACTAATAGCTGTTCAGGACGTAGGATACCCCGTCTGTACCTTAGGAGAAGTAAAGAATAGAGCTGATCTAATCATATATTGGGCTTGTAACCCAATGCACGCCCACCCAAGACATATGTCAAGATATACAACATTTGCAAGAGGATACTTTAGAGAGAGAGGAAGAGAAGATAGAACTATAGTAGTTGTTGATCCAAGAGAGACTACAACAGCTAAGTTAGCTGATATACACATAAAGGTAGAGCCCCATAAGGATTATGAGTTAGTTAGTGCTATGAGGGCTGTATTGCATGGCTTTGAGTTACAAACTGACAGAGTAGCAGGAGTTCCAGCTGATCTTATCTATGATGCTGTTGAACTCTGTAAGAATGCCCAATTTGGCTGTCTCTTCTTTGGTATGGGAGTGACAATGACAAGAGGAAAGCATAGAAATATAGACAATGCTATTAAATTAGTTGAAGATTTAAATGCTTATACTAAATTCACCCTAATGCCAATGAGAGGACACTACAATGTTAATGGATTCAACCAAGTTCTAACCTGGATAACAGGATTCCCATTCTGTGTAGATTTCTCAAGAGGTTACCCAAGATTTAACCCAGGAGAGACTACAGCTATAGACTTACTATTAAGGGGAGAAGTTGACACCATGCTTGTTGTAGCCTCAGATCCTGGGGCACACTTCCCAGGGAAGGCTTTAGACCATATAGCAAAGATTCCATTAATCTGTGTGGAGCCACATGAAACTCCAACAACTCAGTTAGCTAATATTATACTACCTCCAGCACTCTCTGGTGTTGAAGAGGAGGGAACTGCTTATAGAATGGATGGAGTTCCAATAAAGCTTAAGAAAGTAACTGAACCTCCTGAGGGTGTACTGCCAGATAGAGAGATATTAAAGAGATTAGTTAAGAAGGTTAAAGAATACAAGTAA
- the artE gene encoding archaeosortase family protein ArtE, with amino-acid sequence MRERLKSLAQKSKILVKFYFYYLVIYLILMNLEPLLIYPTAYLTYSISKLFLDVQLLGNIIIYGNNRIEIIEPCTGTFLIALFLSLSFLYSKSFKSFLFSLIFAFLAYLINILRLVLSILLSNKYGNFEVWHDLVGYSVISIFSFLLALIYIKILRDNYA; translated from the coding sequence TTGAGAGAAAGGTTAAAGAGCTTAGCTCAAAAGAGTAAAATTTTAGTGAAATTCTATTTTTATTATTTGGTTATTTATCTAATTCTTATGAATCTTGAGCCTCTCTTAATTTATCCAACAGCATACTTAACCTACTCAATTTCAAAGTTATTTTTAGATGTTCAGCTACTGGGAAATATAATAATCTATGGAAACAATAGAATAGAGATTATTGAACCCTGTACAGGAACATTTCTTATAGCCTTATTCTTATCCCTATCTTTTCTATATTCAAAATCCTTTAAATCTTTCCTATTCTCATTAATTTTTGCATTCTTAGCATATTTAATTAATATTCTTAGGCTTGTTTTATCAATTCTTCTCTCCAATAAGTATGGAAACTTTGAAGTGTGGCATGATCTTGTTGGCTATTCTGTAATATCAATCTTTTCATTTTTGTTAGCTCTAATTTACATAAAAATTTTGAGAGATAATTATGCATAA
- the vhuD gene encoding F420-non-reducing hydrogenase iron-sulfur subunit VhuD: MEPVIIAFCCYQUGYGAADLAGTSRMQYPPYIRIIRIPCTGRFDITHAMRAFQLGADAVMVVGUKKGECVYEHGNYRAEERVRLAKKLLDEYGLGGDRIEIFFMSAADADKFVKASNEMVERVKKLGPNPLKAQN, translated from the coding sequence ATGGAGCCAGTAATAATAGCATTCTGTTGCTATCAATGAGGATATGGTGCAGCTGACTTAGCTGGAACCAGTAGAATGCAATATCCTCCTTACATTAGAATTATAAGGATCCCCTGTACTGGAAGGTTTGATATAACTCATGCAATGAGAGCCTTCCAGTTGGGGGCAGATGCTGTAATGGTTGTTGGTTGAAAGAAAGGAGAATGTGTTTATGAGCATGGTAACTACAGGGCTGAGGAGAGGGTTAGGCTCGCTAAAAAATTATTGGATGAGTATGGCTTAGGTGGAGATAGAATAGAAATCTTTTTCATGTCAGCAGCTGATGCTGATAAGTTTGTTAAAGCTTCCAATGAAATGGTTGAAAGGGTTAAAAAATTGGGGCCTAACCCTCTCAAAGCCCAAAACTAA
- a CDS encoding Ni/Fe hydrogenase subunit alpha, producing MDKIVIEPLSRLEGHGKVTITVAEGEPEVRLHIVALRGFEKFVVGRPAEEVPRIVPRICGICQVPHHLAAVKAIDMAWNAEVPETAKLLRELMLLGNMIHSHALHFYFLASPDFILGVDADPSIRNIVGVIEKEPELAKQAIALRRFGQKIVSFVGGKPIHPITGIPGGISKKLSEEERDELLKEIDTIIEYSKNAVEVVKSILEKNKELLKLGTIDTWYLGLVKNGEHEFYDGTLRFLSPDGKEKVEFEAKDYLDYIGEHIVPHSYVKYPFYKKAGYPDGIYRVGPLAMLNVCDSMGTEIAEEYRKEYLNTYEFPVKASLAYHHARMIELVAAAEKVKKLLENDKIVGDDIKAEVEPKAGWGVGIVEAPRGILIHNYETDENGIVVKGNMIVASTHNTPAMELAIKQAVKELL from the coding sequence ATGGATAAGATAGTAATTGAGCCTCTATCAAGGCTGGAGGGGCATGGGAAAGTAACTATAACTGTAGCTGAAGGAGAACCTGAGGTTAGGTTACATATTGTAGCCTTAAGAGGATTTGAAAAATTTGTTGTTGGTAGACCAGCTGAGGAAGTTCCAAGAATTGTGCCAAGGATCTGTGGAATTTGTCAAGTTCCTCACCACTTAGCAGCTGTTAAAGCCATAGATATGGCTTGGAATGCTGAAGTTCCAGAGACTGCTAAGCTTTTAAGAGAGTTAATGCTCTTAGGAAATATGATTCATAGCCATGCCTTACACTTCTACTTCCTTGCATCTCCTGACTTCATCTTAGGAGTTGATGCTGATCCATCCATAAGAAATATTGTAGGAGTTATTGAAAAAGAGCCAGAGTTGGCTAAGCAGGCAATAGCATTAAGAAGATTTGGGCAAAAAATAGTTAGTTTTGTTGGAGGAAAACCTATACATCCAATAACAGGAATTCCTGGAGGAATAAGTAAGAAGTTAAGTGAAGAAGAGAGAGATGAGCTTTTAAAGGAAATTGATACAATTATAGAGTATTCTAAGAATGCAGTTGAAGTTGTTAAAAGTATTTTAGAAAAAAATAAAGAGTTATTAAAACTTGGAACTATTGACACATGGTACTTAGGATTGGTTAAGAATGGAGAGCATGAATTCTATGATGGAACCTTAAGATTCTTATCTCCTGATGGAAAGGAAAAGGTTGAGTTTGAAGCTAAGGACTATCTTGACTACATTGGTGAGCATATAGTTCCTCATAGCTATGTTAAGTATCCATTCTATAAAAAAGCTGGATATCCTGATGGGATCTATAGAGTTGGACCTTTAGCTATGCTAAATGTCTGTGACAGTATGGGGACTGAGATAGCTGAAGAGTATAGAAAAGAATATTTAAACACCTATGAATTCCCTGTTAAAGCCTCTCTTGCCTACCATCATGCAAGAATGATTGAGTTAGTTGCAGCTGCTGAAAAGGTTAAGAAGTTGTTGGAGAATGATAAGATTGTTGGTGATGATATAAAGGCTGAAGTTGAGCCAAAAGCTGGTTGGGGGGTTGGAATTGTTGAAGCTCCAAGAGGAATTTTAATACACAACTATGAAACTGATGAGAATGGAATAGTGGTTAAAGGAAATATGATTGTTGCTTCAACTCATAACACCCCAGCTATGGAGTTGGCTATAAAGCAGGCTGTTAAAGAACTATTATAA
- the sepF gene encoding cell division protein SepF produces MLKRIMDIIKGSKGNGVDIKKNKYDNVEEYLDEVIEVQATPEEDDVVNIKVCKVENDSDAVEALLLVESGNIVIAKIPHLEKEADDEFFEILSKMDDEVRKYEGALMILGDEFLLLTPKNVRVEKHKSLGEE; encoded by the coding sequence ATGTTAAAAAGAATAATGGATATTATAAAAGGTAGCAAGGGAAATGGTGTAGATATTAAAAAAAATAAGTATGATAATGTTGAGGAATACTTAGATGAGGTTATTGAAGTTCAGGCCACTCCAGAAGAGGATGATGTAGTTAATATAAAAGTTTGTAAGGTTGAAAATGACAGTGATGCAGTTGAAGCCCTTTTATTGGTTGAGAGTGGAAATATAGTTATAGCTAAGATTCCGCACTTAGAAAAAGAGGCAGATGATGAGTTTTTTGAGATCTTAAGTAAGATGGATGATGAGGTTAGAAAGTATGAAGGAGCCTTAATGATCTTAGGGGATGAATTTTTATTATTAACTCCTAAGAATGTTAGGGTTGAAAAACATAAGTCTTTAGGAGAAGAATAA
- a CDS encoding Era-like GTP-binding protein — protein sequence MKFKIAIIGPENAGKSSIMNALFGKYISLVSEVGGTTKMPVKRYWGKIKVSRLKENPIFAEIMFSDLSGLYRGNNKEAVLSKKVLEETYKEIESSDMIINVVDATQGLIRNFEKLHHLLKFRYQKPIIVVVNKYDLINDTVAENLRNRIRERLKAEPIFVSAKTGDNIDVLIETIINHIRKVVEC from the coding sequence ATGAAATTTAAGATAGCTATCATTGGCCCAGAGAATGCTGGAAAGTCTTCAATTATGAATGCCCTCTTTGGGAAATATATTTCCTTAGTCTCTGAAGTTGGTGGAACTACAAAGATGCCAGTAAAGAGATATTGGGGGAAGATTAAGGTTAGTAGATTAAAGGAAAATCCAATATTTGCTGAAATCATGTTCTCTGACTTAAGTGGTTTATATAGGGGAAATAACAAAGAAGCAGTGCTGTCAAAGAAAGTTTTAGAGGAAACTTACAAAGAAATAGAAAGCTCTGACATGATTATAAATGTTGTTGATGCCACTCAAGGATTAATAAGAAACTTTGAAAAACTTCACCATCTACTTAAATTTAGATATCAAAAACCTATTATAGTTGTAGTTAATAAATATGATTTAATTAATGATACTGTTGCAGAAAACCTTAGAAATAGAATAAGGGAGAGGCTAAAGGCTGAGCCAATTTTTGTCTCAGCCAAGACAGGGGACAATATTGATGTGCTGATAGAGACTATTATTAACCATATTAGGAAGGTGGTTGAATGTTAA
- a CDS encoding CoB--CoM heterodisulfide reductase iron-sulfur subunit A family protein, with the protein MTTPRIGVYVCYCGTNIKAVVDCEAVKEFAEKLDGVVVARTYPFMCADPGQKLIQEDIKKYNLNRIVVAACTPKIHEPTFRACIKDAGLSPYYLEFVNIREHDSFVHMEDKEAATKKAMELVAAAVERAKRLEDIPQKVVEVEKSCLIIGGGIAGIQAALDLADQGYKVYLLEKEPSIGGRMAQLAKTFPTDDCALUILAPKMVSVANHPNIEIITYAELKEVSGYIGNFEVTIEKKPRYVDESKCTGCGACASVCPIEVPNEFDLGLGVRKAIYVPFPQAVPLVYTIDMDYCIKCELCSKVCGPGAIDYNQKPEEIKLKVGTIICAVGFDEFDCTLKEEYGYGVYDNVITTLQLERMINPAGPTGGHEIRPSDGKHPKRILFIQCVGSRDLKVGKPYCSRICCMFALKNAQLIKMHDPSAEVYICYMDIRSFGKGYEEYYQRAQEQFGVRFIRGRPACIIEDPETKNLIVRVEDTLIGEILELEVDLVVLSAGLSPRPDNKKLAKMLGLELSPDGFFKELHPKLAPVNTKVDGIAIAGVAQGPKDIPDTVAQAKGAASAVAIPMAKGKFEIEMIRAIVDEEICGGCEICAQVCPYNAISYVEKDGHLVASVNDIACKGCGSCVAACPSGAMQLRYYRDEQIIPAIDAMLKVHNELSK; encoded by the coding sequence ATGACAACCCCAAGAATTGGGGTTTATGTCTGTTACTGTGGGACTAATATTAAAGCTGTTGTTGATTGTGAAGCTGTTAAAGAGTTTGCGGAAAAGTTGGATGGAGTTGTAGTAGCAAGAACCTACCCATTCATGTGTGCAGATCCAGGGCAAAAGTTGATTCAGGAGGATATAAAGAAGTATAATTTAAATAGAATTGTTGTAGCTGCATGTACTCCAAAGATACACGAGCCAACTTTTAGAGCTTGTATAAAAGATGCTGGACTTTCTCCTTACTACTTAGAGTTTGTTAATATCAGAGAGCATGACTCTTTTGTTCATATGGAGGATAAAGAGGCTGCTACTAAGAAGGCTATGGAGTTAGTTGCTGCAGCTGTTGAAAGAGCTAAGAGATTAGAAGATATTCCTCAAAAGGTTGTTGAAGTTGAAAAATCCTGTTTAATCATCGGTGGGGGAATTGCTGGGATTCAGGCAGCTTTAGACTTAGCTGATCAAGGTTATAAAGTTTATTTACTTGAAAAAGAGCCATCCATTGGAGGTAGGATGGCTCAGCTTGCTAAGACATTCCCCACCGATGACTGTGCGCTGTGAATTCTCGCCCCGAAGATGGTTAGCGTCGCCAACCACCCAAATATTGAAATTATCACTTATGCTGAATTAAAAGAGGTTAGTGGATACATAGGAAACTTTGAAGTCACCATAGAGAAAAAACCAAGATATGTTGATGAAAGCAAGTGTACAGGTTGTGGAGCCTGTGCCAGTGTTTGTCCTATTGAAGTGCCTAATGAGTTTGATCTTGGTTTAGGAGTAAGGAAAGCTATCTATGTCCCATTCCCACAGGCTGTTCCATTGGTTTATACAATAGATATGGATTACTGTATTAAATGTGAGCTCTGTAGTAAAGTCTGTGGTCCTGGAGCCATAGATTATAACCAAAAACCAGAAGAAATTAAGTTAAAAGTTGGAACTATTATCTGTGCTGTTGGATTTGATGAGTTTGACTGTACATTAAAAGAAGAGTATGGTTATGGAGTTTATGATAATGTCATTACAACCTTACAATTAGAAAGAATGATTAACCCTGCTGGGCCAACTGGAGGACATGAGATAAGGCCAAGTGATGGTAAGCATCCTAAGAGAATTCTGTTTATCCAGTGTGTTGGTTCAAGAGACTTAAAGGTTGGAAAGCCATACTGTTCAAGAATCTGTTGTATGTTTGCCTTAAAGAATGCTCAGTTAATTAAGATGCATGATCCAAGTGCTGAAGTCTATATTTGCTACATGGACATCAGATCCTTTGGAAAAGGTTATGAAGAATACTACCAAAGAGCTCAGGAGCAGTTTGGAGTTAGATTTATTAGAGGAAGGCCAGCCTGTATTATTGAGGATCCAGAAACTAAGAACTTGATAGTTAGAGTTGAAGATACTTTAATTGGAGAAATTCTTGAGTTAGAGGTTGACTTAGTTGTTCTCTCTGCTGGTCTCTCACCAAGACCAGATAACAAGAAGTTAGCCAAGATGTTAGGATTAGAGCTTAGCCCAGATGGATTCTTTAAGGAGTTACACCCAAAGTTAGCTCCAGTTAATACTAAAGTTGATGGAATAGCCATAGCTGGAGTAGCCCAAGGGCCTAAGGATATTCCTGATACTGTAGCACAGGCTAAAGGGGCTGCAAGTGCTGTAGCCATTCCAATGGCTAAGGGTAAGTTTGAAATTGAGATGATTAGAGCTATAGTTGATGAAGAGATCTGTGGAGGCTGTGAGATCTGTGCTCAAGTGTGTCCATACAATGCTATAAGCTATGTTGAAAAAGATGGACATTTAGTTGCAAGTGTCAATGACATAGCCTGTAAAGGTTGTGGTTCCTGTGTAGCTGCATGTCCAAGTGGAGCCATGCAGTTAAGATACTATAGAGATGAGCAAATAATTCCTGCAATAGATGCCATGTTAAAGGTTCACAATGAGTTATCAAAGTAA
- a CDS encoding HD domain-containing protein, producing the protein MEELKKLNGVAKEIFNELENNVKVNTLLKMSNIMAVKRLGYNDHGKTHARIVANNAIKILKILNKRNIVPSYVKECKGSFEDSLVITLVGAYLHDIGNSVHRKEHHLHSAYLAKDIVEEILKKYYSEEKAYQMLTEILHAIYSHSEGIPSITVEAGCIAVADGTDMTKGRSRIPICRKCYDIHSISAASVEKVTILEGKDRPIKIEVILSNEAGIFQIQEVLGEKINWSGLKDYISVYAKVEKESPVFKEITL; encoded by the coding sequence ATGGAAGAGCTAAAAAAATTAAATGGAGTGGCTAAAGAAATATTTAATGAGTTGGAGAATAATGTTAAGGTTAACACTCTGTTGAAAATGTCTAACATTATGGCTGTTAAAAGACTTGGTTATAATGATCATGGAAAGACACATGCCAGAATTGTGGCAAACAATGCTATAAAAATATTAAAGATTTTAAATAAAAGGAATATTGTTCCAAGCTATGTTAAGGAGTGTAAAGGCTCTTTTGAAGACTCTTTAGTTATCACTTTAGTAGGAGCTTACTTACATGACATAGGAAACTCTGTTCATAGAAAGGAGCATCATCTACATTCAGCTTACTTAGCTAAGGATATTGTAGAGGAGATATTAAAAAAATACTATAGTGAAGAGAAAGCTTACCAAATGCTCACTGAAATTTTACATGCTATTTATTCACATAGTGAAGGGATTCCCTCAATAACAGTAGAAGCTGGGTGTATAGCTGTAGCTGATGGGACAGACATGACTAAGGGGAGATCAAGGATTCCTATATGTAGAAAGTGCTATGATATTCACTCAATTTCTGCAGCCTCTGTAGAAAAGGTTACTATCTTGGAAGGAAAAGATAGGCCTATAAAAATAGAGGTTATCTTATCTAATGAAGCTGGGATCTTCCAAATTCAGGAAGTCTTAGGAGAAAAAATAAATTGGAGTGGTTTAAAGGATTATATCTCAGTGTATGCAAAAGTAGAAAAAGAGAGTCCAGTATTTAAAGAGATCACTTTATAA
- a CDS encoding indole-3-glycerol phosphate synthase TrpC — protein sequence MSNTLKEILAERKKLIEMEKRSNILEDIRKLKEELGVERKRISLRKKIKLCNDRYPIITEIKPKSPSKGRIMEIKEEDVKEIAEKMKRGGAIGISVLTEPKFFGGSYRNLVYAKLSKLPILMKDFVIDKYQLDIANEISDSVLLIVSALKERLGEFLDYADDLNLEPLVEVHNEEELDLALDFGAKLIGINSRDLKTLKIDLNTIKRLAPLIPKKVVKVGESGIYKKEELVEMFNYVDGYLIGSSIMESDDIERKVKELSSKE from the coding sequence ATGAGTAATACATTAAAAGAAATCTTAGCTGAGAGAAAAAAGCTTATTGAGATGGAGAAAAGGAGTAATATTTTAGAAGATATTAGGAAACTTAAGGAAGAGTTAGGAGTAGAAAGAAAAAGAATTAGTTTAAGGAAAAAAATAAAGCTTTGTAATGATAGATATCCTATAATTACTGAGATAAAGCCAAAGTCACCATCAAAAGGTAGGATAATGGAAATTAAAGAGGAAGATGTTAAAGAAATTGCTGAAAAGATGAAAAGGGGAGGGGCTATAGGAATTTCAGTTCTAACAGAGCCTAAGTTTTTTGGAGGGAGTTATAGAAATTTAGTTTATGCTAAGCTTTCCAAGCTTCCTATTTTGATGAAAGACTTTGTTATTGATAAGTATCAGTTAGATATAGCTAATGAGATCTCTGACTCTGTACTTCTAATAGTTTCAGCTCTAAAAGAGAGATTAGGGGAATTCTTAGACTATGCTGATGATCTCAACTTAGAGCCTCTTGTTGAAGTGCATAATGAGGAAGAGTTAGACTTAGCCTTAGACTTTGGAGCCAAGCTTATTGGAATAAATAGCAGGGACTTAAAAACCTTAAAGATAGATCTAAATACTATAAAGAGGTTAGCTCCTCTCATTCCTAAGAAAGTTGTTAAAGTTGGAGAGAGTGGGATCTATAAAAAGGAGGAATTGGTTGAGATGTTCAACTATGTAGATGGCTATTTAATTGGCTCATCAATTATGGAAAGTGATGATATTGAGAGAAAGGTTAAAGAGCTTAGCTCAAAAGAGTAA
- the vhuG gene encoding F420-non-reducing hydrogenase subunit VhuG: MAKVGIIQLCGCSGCHISFLDLHDKLLEVLPNIEIVYAPIIMDAKEIPDGIDVFLVEGGIRNKHDEHLIKEIREKSKIVVAFGTCAAYGGIPGLANLYDKEELLKEVYNTDSTDNKGEMPKEEIPELTDVLRPISDYVKVDYVIPGCPPCPDEIAKALEAILKGEAPKLSKKIVCDECPRKKEGVVPEKILRSFEGKPDPEKCLFEQGYTCLGMGTRAGCGAKCPSAGMPCRGCYGKTDKSLDLAFSLANAYAIVGEPVLEMPDKIGLFNRFTLPASLLNRKIKK, translated from the coding sequence ATGGCTAAGGTTGGAATTATCCAACTCTGTGGATGTTCAGGGTGTCATATCTCTTTCTTAGATCTGCATGACAAGCTTTTAGAGGTTTTGCCAAACATAGAAATTGTCTATGCTCCAATTATTATGGATGCTAAGGAAATTCCAGATGGGATAGATGTATTCTTAGTTGAGGGAGGAATTAGGAATAAGCATGATGAGCATTTAATTAAAGAAATTAGAGAAAAATCTAAGATTGTTGTAGCCTTTGGAACCTGTGCAGCCTATGGAGGAATCCCAGGGTTAGCTAACCTCTATGATAAAGAAGAGTTATTAAAAGAGGTTTATAACACTGATTCAACAGACAATAAAGGAGAGATGCCTAAGGAAGAGATTCCTGAGTTAACTGACGTCTTAAGACCAATCTCTGACTATGTTAAAGTTGACTATGTTATTCCTGGCTGTCCTCCATGTCCTGATGAAATAGCTAAAGCTTTAGAAGCTATATTAAAAGGAGAAGCTCCAAAGTTGTCTAAAAAAATTGTTTGTGATGAGTGTCCAAGGAAAAAAGAAGGAGTTGTTCCTGAAAAGATACTTAGAAGCTTTGAAGGAAAGCCAGATCCTGAGAAGTGTTTATTTGAGCAAGGATACACTTGCTTAGGAATGGGTACAAGGGCAGGATGTGGGGCTAAGTGTCCAAGTGCTGGAATGCCATGTAGAGGATGCTATGGAAAGACTGATAAGAGCTTAGACTTGGCTTTCAGCTTAGCCAATGCCTATGCAATTGTAGGAGAGCCAGTGTTAGAGATGCCAGATAAAATAGGTTTATTTAATAGATTTACACTTCCAGCTTCATTATTAAACAGAAAAATTAAAAAGTAA
- the vhuU gene encoding F420-non-reducing hydrogenase selenoprotein subunit VhuU, protein MEMDKVKLNLIEVVLRAYDPUYSCAAHIIINKKKKKEEKKNK, encoded by the coding sequence ATGGAGATGGATAAGGTTAAGTTAAACTTAATTGAGGTTGTACTTAGAGCTTACGATCCTTGATACTCATGTGCAGCTCATATAATTATCAACAAGAAGAAGAAAAAAGAGGAGAAAAAGAATAAGTAA